The sequence TCCTGATCCTTAATCCATTGCTCATGTGTAACTAATCTAGAGTGTAATTCAGAAAAAGATAAAGGTGTTCTCTATTTTGCATTGTGATAACAAAATTAGAGTAATCTTTTCCCAATCTTGACAAAGCATACATTACAAGATCAGAATCCGGTACTGGTTCACCAATTTCAGCTAAAGAATCGGAAATTGACTTAATCAGCTGTAGGAAATCAAATATTGTAGAATTTACATTTGCGAATTGAATGTGGCTGACATCTCAACATATTTTTCCTAGCAAAGAACTGTTTACTGAAAATCTTAGCAAGATGAGTCCACCTATCTCTAGCTGAATACATCCAAGTAATTCTACAAAGAGTGAAGAGATAACAACTGCACTAATGAAGGAACCAACAAAATGATCCAAAGACCTCCACTCAGCAGACAACATATTTGCAACTGGAACATTGTTTTGAATGAGAAAAGGAGGCTCAATGCTTAAAATATGCAGGATTAATTAATCAACTTCGATCTATATGATTAAGATGTAAGAAAATGATAATAAAGATTAGATCGTTTAAGATCTACTAAAGATAtgaaagaaaaatcataatttcatgaaaataTAAGCTAAAAGAGATAATTAGATGAGATATTAAATACTCAAGATGTTAAAATAACGAGTTAGTGAGATAAATGTAGTAATTATCATCAGATTCAACTAATCATGCTCTGAATTGAGATAAAGGATATAATGCAGATTGATTTATATGAATCTAATGCAGATCGAGATAAGAGATTATAGTATGCTTGATGCAAATCAAGATGATTTGTACCAATAAATATGCACTAATCAAGATCGATAATAATTGATCTTTCCTGACAAGAAAATTAAATCCATCTAACTTCGTAGAAACAAAATTAGAGATGTTAGGAAATGGTAATGGATTGACACGAAAATATGATTGAGGTACATTGTAAAAAGGAATaaattgattttgttgttgttgtgattgAAGTTGAGGTTGAAGAGGCGATTGCTGAAAAACATGTGGAAAttgttatggtggaaaattggttTGATTATTCATTGAAGAATAAGGTATATTGGTGTTGTCATTGGTATTgttattgatgttgttgttgttgttgttggttaaTGAATTCATCGAATTCACGGTCATTCTCACCATTAATGGTAGTTCTCAGGTTGTGTTTGTTAATTTGATAAGAGATTTTAGGTTATGAGGATCTTCTAGTATCTGATACCATACACGAATTGTAATTAGATTGATCAAAGAGTAAAGCCATTACAGGCGCATGATTTATAGAGAAGAGCATAACTGAGAGTAATTGACACTGTCATTACATATATGACACAACTAAGCATAAAATAAACCACACACTATATAACACATATCATAGAGACACATGATAGATATAAACAGTCTGACAAATATAAAGTCAAGAACGAGCTTGGAATTATTAGGAAAAAAATAGCCGAAGTACACTACGCTAGGTATTAAAAAAAGTCAAATACGCGTTGTTGAGCTTATACACAAATGGTAGGAAATAATTATTCACTTTGACTTTGAAAGCTTTAAATTTTATATCACATATAAAATGATGATGCATGACATTATATCATAGGTGGGAATATATaaacaagaaagaaattgagatagATCGATCTTTAATATTAATTTGATTGGTTGACTGGTTAATTGATCGATTGTTGGAACTGCAACAATAAAACACTGAAAAATGATGTTAAAATTAAATTTCTGAAAATGAAATAAAACACTCAAATATTTAACAACACAATGAGGACAGAGTCACTTGATCGtgaagctgtccttaacacgatagttcaccggtacgcctcaaaaatgagtgatgctAATACCCTGTGgtgaagtcgtatccaggataaaactgtccGTTGCAAGTACTATAAGCACTACAACACTTGCGCACTTACGAATTCAACAACAAAGCTCAGAAGTGTAATAACCACAcagaaggagaaagaagaaaaagataataGCTTCTTCAGAACACATTTTAGAATGAAGAAATCCATTTGCTTTTATAGGCATAGCTTATTACCATCCGTTTTTAGAATCTCGACGCTCGTTATTAAATAATGCACAAAGTCGGACTCTGTCCAAAGAAACGGCAATTTAAGGCTGCATACTGACCATTTCCAGAACCCAAAAGATAATAACTTTATTTGAGAACCAACGATAAACCAGAAACTGTAATGCTTAAACACAATAATATGACTACCTGGACGAGAATGTCAAAACAGTGTAGGGTTGCATCCGCCGCAGCCACTGATTAACAACCCCAACACCATTATTGGTGGCACCATATCTCAGCTGCCTTATCCTTCCAGTATTCTGAGACAGCAACTTAAGCAAACGTAGGAATGGGAACTCCCATATATATACATATGAATGTGTGTGTCTATGCCCTCTTATGAGTTTACATGGCAAGACGTAGACCTCTCGTATACTGTGTacgtgtgggtgtgggtgtggatGTTGATTTAGACAGCTTAGCTTGACTTGATATGACACTCATGAAATGCGAGCATAGTGCGTAACCTCAGATGAGTCTCACGTCCCAACTGGCTACCACCGGTCCGCACCCCTTATCTGGCTACTAGTCAAAACGAATTAATTTTCATTAGTAAATACGCGTCCCTCGAATCTTTCCATTGACCCAAACTTCGTCAATGGAAAGATTATGAACCAAAATCTTTCTATTATTGATTGACCAAAATATGTTCCGCGCCGAACTAAAATCTACTTCGTTCCCTTAAATTTGTTGTCTGATTCCATATCTATCGGCTAAAAACGGGAAACATGTCATTGTGACTGGCAATCTATTCCGTCAGCCAAGATATGCCATTTTAGGTAGCTATGTTTTTCTTCGTTTCTATGGTAAGTTCATTTCAATTGGGACTTGGAGTCAGAAGGAAGATATATTCATCGAGGAGTAAGTGCAGAACCTAGAGCAGAAAGAATGGAGTGCCGAGgaaccaatcaaaaaaaaaaaaaaaaggagagtgGAGGATGTTTTGGGTTGGAGGATAAGTAACTTGGGCTTTGAAAAAGTTATCACGGAAACAGATTAAGAATCAGCTGTGAAGGGCTATCAATAAgaactatgattttaggcataccaaaaacttttaaggcatacaaaatagttttcccatcctaggtgtaggggtgtaaattcgggcaggccgggccgcccgacctaaaaactaagacaggccgggcaggccaggcttaatatttgtgagcccgtaaacaaattcaggccggacaggccgggcacaagtagataatttgctacccaaagaccgcccaaagtccgctttttatacgggcaggccagatcgggccggacatgccactattttgaatttttttaagtttaaattttcaaatgaagggtattaaatacaatatcctttcctttccaacatcgcatatcataagtgatagtattattttatatttaaattacactgacaaatatttaattttagcctataataaataattaattagagtacaataaactttctaataagaaaatatattaccattaatgttttgagaaggttaattataagtaaaaaagcaattatatattttatttttcttgacacaaaattgacaattataaaattgtaacttttaagtcttttaagaggatattaaatgattaatggcacatagaaggctttcaggccgggcaccaggccgggtatcaggccgggcatcataattaatcgcaaagcccaagaccgcccaataaattaatccaggccaggccgggtggtccatgacgggccataacatgCTTTatgctacttcgggtacaggcgggctcgggcggatacaTGCAgtccgagtattttcgggtattatttacacccctacctaGGTGACCTTGTAAGGAGTGTctattgggtagttcaattatctatatacccttgaacctaaaatcaaaaaataaactatcctaaacatctcttcttcttccttcagctaaaccaccttccttttctctcatatttttttcatcactgtaatTAATCATCGATTCGTGAAAAatcgatcatcggttaaattgaactatataatggatcgtacaaagaaaaaaaagcaaacgtcaggtgttctaaatcctcttccaatccatgaattaaagaagaagaaccaattgaagatgaaggtgtaaaaactataattgaaccggaaattgaatcgaaaattcaaccatttgaaactccaaatactgaaatgaggataagaaggtattccctGCAAACCCaatattttatttgttgtttttcatggattgaatgggttaaatttctaaaaacttagggttttgacggttacagtagcgggttcggctgataattgagttgagttttgagccgaactgttcttgaaatttcaccctgaaagtgtctatgaacagtttggctaaaccgtaaatgtcaatttttagccgaaccccaaaatgtgtattgaatacgtcccagaacagtgtcaggttcggctaataccttgcaaaccttcccgtccgaacctgagaagtgaaatttatcccaggtggttgtcaggttcggctgactcgattaaatcactttcaagccgaacctctctctgtaaacacttcgaaaatattgatttgcaggctctaggttcggctagctcatgttgttgagttatcagccgaaccttctctttgcacactcaagtttttcgatcttgttttggccataactttttcgtccgatgtcggaatgacctcattctttttgcgttgtgtttgtcttttcattctcttgaagttgaagataagatataattgattttaatgagttttaatatggaccttggtattctccatcattagacttcactttgttaacacttttagtaaatttccactttttttgtttggttcatcctatgaaaaggatgcacaatagaaaacatatgtaataaaaagccTAACCCCTAAATGCGTATGAATTTTTTTAAAtgtttcatggaaaatcagtatcatattcggctgatgtgattttttgaatatgagccgaacttggaaaaatatatggTTCGGATGATACGAAATTTAGAGTGAgaaccgaacctaactctcaggaataagttcggcttgttattagactttaatataagccgagctaggatcttgcaaataggttggaagttggaaaatgaaggttcggcgtataacgttaacaaattcagctagccgaactgttcattaatTTAGTGGGTTCGACTTATATTTTTAAGCCGAACATagtcctggttcgccgaaccatgatgaaaaatacaattttttgatgatttcaagctacaaaatgagattaaacataaaatagaagtgtacatgtgtgttAGAAGCATTGAGTTCCTTTTATCTATGTATCCATcatatggatttggctcataaaaatcatcatcttgagtttgagtttgagtttgtgtaaaatcattctcacgatctaagaaatcagccatttctggatcattgttgtagttgatatgtattttcctaggttttttagatgaagaatgaccttcctcatcctccattgaatcaagaagaaattttttctccttctctccttctcaataaaaactttgattttttttccccaaattttttcatctaaacaaacctttataattctgaaattatcttaatcactaaataaaagttttgatcactaatccagattactaacactaatacgtaaagggtagatttgccattaaaaaaaattggttaaggggatttctgattttgttatttcacattcttttttgtctttattcagtatgcctaataagatttcagtatgcccaaaatcatagttcaTCAATAAATAAGAAACCTGTTTCGAGGCATACTGGATTTTtgtgaggcatactaaataatgtcAAAATAGGATCACTaagtaaaaaacaacatcaccccttatccatcctttttgataatgacataactacccttaaatagttagtgttaatgattatgattagatttgattaattaggaattttaaggattgattaaaaattaaattataagtgttaaattagtagagaaatcaaatttatgtgagagagttggaatttttgtgaggaagaagaagaagtgaaaaaaaacttgggttttgagattttagtgattagaagtgaccaaaatgtgtgattcaaatcagatgTAGACTTCCACACGaggtttaatgtcctttttataagttgaatctatcaaaaaattgaatttttaaaacccaaatctactgaccagatgaacagttcggttgacaagttatcagccgaactttacTCTGTAACTCACGAATTTAAGTTCGGCCGATTCGAACAAAATCGTTGTTAGCCGAACCCAGgtgtattttcaaaaaatataggTTCGGCTGACGttgttatcagccgaacttcactctgtaactgacgaatttaggttcggttgattcgaacaaaatccAGCAAAAttgcattagccgaacatagtgtttctctaaatcatatactaggttcggctcaaaattatCTTTGAAATCATCttttatcgatcaaacaaaataaaatcaatcaaaaacaagatgggtttgttacaaatgcattctaaaattcatctaagagcaattgagatttggatttcacactccaacatcgctcacttcgattcgtatttccaattgattgattgaattggagtccaagatgtttaagtttaaaggttattttgatttttgattttaggtttttgaggataaggacaCTCTAGTAattaaattgtttaaggatatataggtaattgcactatCTTTAGACACTCCTTATAAAACCACCCTAGATGGGATAATAAATAAgtgcctcaaaaaaattcagtatgcctcaaaacagttTCATAAATGATCATAGCCAGGCCTAATTGCGAACACATTTAAGTTGACCTTGACACTTGGTTAACTTAGAACTTTGTCCCCTTACTGACTGTGCGTTCGTACAGTTAGTGCAGCATTGGACGATATAGACTTCCATGACGGCATGAAACAGAACTGTAACAATCTAATCACGCTTCCAGACGTGGTTCAAACAGAAGACTCAGAGAATTGATCAACCCGCAGAGCTTTTCAGGACATCAACAGCTAATGCCACCGCCAGGGAAACAACATTAAGATCAGTAACCAGTAATGTTGCTCAAACACAATCTTCATCATAAAACAGCAAAAAGAAACAGAGCATCCAAGAATAAGCGGTTTCTTATTTACAGTCCATACAGTTCAGAATTACCTGTTACTGTGGCAGCATAGTCCCGTTATAACTTACCAACAGAAGTAAAGCCTGaacgaaacaaaagaaaaacaaaagcttTTATTGCTTAAGACTAATGTTTAGAGTGGCGGGGATAATGAAGCACAGCTTCAACTATTAATAGATATCCGTATTAGAGATCAACTCAGACACTCATACATACATAATGGGTCTGGCAACTGGATATACAACAAACgacaaaaatatgaagaaaaaggcAGCAGACAACACAACCCGCTTTCAGCTCAGCAAAATTCTTATAGGAGTTAGTATAGAATAGTAGTGATACAACAGACACTGGAATGCATATGTTTATGGGAGGAACTTCTAGTTGATTTCTCCATCTCTAGAGAGTGGAGTCACCCTGACAATTTAAGTCAGCTCAATAACCAAGATCAAAACAAATGAATGGAATAAGAAGCAGACTGCTCGTATGTATCTATATGCCACTTCTTCTTCTCAGACGTAACTAGTTGTCAATTGAAGCTTTTCTACCAAACCAACCATCAATAACCCATACACTATTCAAACAGCTAAGGTCCCATTCCTGTTGGAAGAGTAGATTTCTCAGTTGCCACCACAGgcggactttgatcgcttctttGAGCCAGAGTGGACAGCTTAAAACCATCTCCTGCTTCTTGGCCCTGCTGGTAAATGGATGGACAGTTAATGGTTTCATTCAGATTTAACATTTTAATCTGAAGAAATAGTATCCCCTATATTCTAGTATATGCAATAAAACTTTAAGGGCTCCTACAtagtttctttctctttctaaCAGTTAGTATTAGCTTTAGGATAAAATCCACAAACCTGAGACTTTGGGTTCTGCTGGCTTTCAATGTTTGCATTCTGAATTACTTGTAAGTTAGTGTCCTTGGAACTTGACTTGGATGCTGGTCCTGGAATTTCAGCAGGAGTAGCAGTTCTCGGGACATCAGGCACCGGAACCGATTTTGTGTAAGGGCCTTCAGATGGAGGGGCATAGGGTAGATGTGGCATTGGCATGGGCATCCCTCGACCAGGGTGCCCAAACATCTGAAGGTTAGATCCAGGCATGGTGGGAAAATTATTGTGTCCCAGAAGAGGTGGGCAAGGGAACTGCATGTTATGCATTGGAGGCACCTGCATCATCGAAGAACCGCTGCCCATATCGAGCATTCCCATCCCAAAACCCATTCCCATTCCCATCCCAACACCCATGTGTGGGAAGTGAGGCATGTGTTGTCCAGGCATACGTTGCATTCCGGTAGGTAGCATCATTGGAGGCATATACATCCCTGTTCCCATCGACATAATCTGTTTCATAGAATTTTTGTTTAGTCCAGGGCTACAGTTTATATGTATTTATGGAAATCACATATTATGGAATTGAATGTTTACCTGTACTTGAAGCTGAAGAGTCTTCAGATACTCAATGGCCTCATCAAGCATTGAAGCTTTGTCCACCTTGTAATAGCACGACTTGTAAGTCAGCAGAAGCAGCAAAAACTATTTGTAtgaaataaataaagagaactcCAGCAAGCATAAACAGCATCTGAGAAAGGAACCTAATGCACATTACCTACCTTATTGCAGTTGGGTATGAGTTCTTGTAATGCTCGCATCTTCTCATTTATTCTATCCCTCCGTCTCTGAATTGCATATCCAAATAGTTAAGAGTCTAACAATGGGTAAAGCACAAATGAAATGGAGTCCTGCTAGGAAGTCGTACTCACTCTTTCAGACAAATTATGCACTTCTGCAGCTCTAGTCCTCTTAGCACCTGAGCCTCCTCTAGCATTAGATTGTTTTCTAGCCCCTGCAGACTCTTCTTCTGCATCCTGAATCAAAATTGATCACGTCAGATACATGGAAGACATTTACAAATTATATACAGAAGCAAAGAGGCCAGCGTTGGACTTTCACTTACTTCACTTTGGTATTCAGACTCATCTACTTCGCGAGATTTCCTCTTGGAGGAGTGTTTGTAATCATTAGAAGTTCCTCCAGCACTGTTTCCCGAGCACATCGAAGAAGATGCAACCGGTGGCTCCACACTCTTATCAGTGTCTGGCCTTTCTGCGTTTGTACTTGCCGCAAAACTCGACGTTTGACGAAGAATTTTATCTGTCAATTCAGTACTCCTAGAGGCATCTTCTCGAGAGATTCCCCCAGACTGGTCAGCAGAGGACAATTCCTTAGCAGGGTTACTGGTTGACGGTTCAATATCCACCTTGCTTACAATCTGAACTGGCGGATTTTGGAATCCTCCAACATCTCTGGAACTAGTCGTCAAGTCAATGAGAGGGGACTCGACAGGGTTGCTACTAAAACCAGACATCTTAACCTTACTTCCCGTCCTATCTATGCTAGATAAACCTGCACTGGGTGCAACAC is a genomic window of Papaver somniferum cultivar HN1 unplaced genomic scaffold, ASM357369v1 unplaced-scaffold_137, whole genome shotgun sequence containing:
- the LOC113334522 gene encoding transcription factor PHYTOCHROME INTERACTING FACTOR-LIKE 15-like isoform X1 — encoded protein: MPNSSSHLHHHRFSNKLDSSSTTTTETQPTRMTYSSAATDLDFPPENEFVELVCENGQIMMQGQSGSRNRKNLSVGGFSSPSSKKDAAAGGGDVVNSKIGSKFGNMDAAAAANDFSAATGGPSSAHHHIGGLNQDDDIGPWLSYPLEDSMQHDYGSDFFSELTGVNLNSLSSSHQTHTAQSQNFGVVPFEIKNTSASYSQMIRDSNFSTDTTTTTRPRSSSINQLECHNSNSSPRPRASDFSSGDVHQASYRCSKQTPEAAGKVLIPKMQKQDQVPITSTPLGLMNFSYFSRPAALVKANLQGISVAPSAGLSSIDRTGSKVKMSGFSSNPVESPLIDLTTSSRDVGGFQNPPVQIVSKVDIEPSTSNPAKELSSADQSGGISREDASRSTELTDKILRQTSSFAASTNAERPDTDKSVEPPVASSSMCSGNSAGGTSNDYKHSSKRKSREVDESEYQSEDAEEESAGARKQSNARGGSGAKRTRAAEVHNLSERRRRDRINEKMRALQELIPNCNKVDKASMLDEAIEYLKTLQLQVQIMSMGTGMYMPPMMLPTGMQRMPGQHMPHFPHMGVGMGMGMGFGMGMLDMGSGSSMMQVPPMHNMQFPCPPLLGHNNFPTMPGSNLQMFGHPGRGMPMPMPHLPYAPPSEGPYTKSVPVPDVPRTATPAEIPGPASKSSSKDTNLQVIQNANIESQQNPKSQQGQEAGDGFKLSTLAQRSDQSPPVVATEKSTLPTGMGP
- the LOC113334522 gene encoding transcription factor PHYTOCHROME INTERACTING FACTOR-LIKE 15-like isoform X2; protein product: MPNSSSHLHHHRFSNKLDSSSTTTTETQPTRMTYSSAATDLDFPPENEFVELVCENGQIMMQGQSGSRNRKNLSVGGFSSPSSKKDAAAGGGDVVNSKIGSKFGNMDAAAAANDFSAATGGPSSAHHHIGGLNQDDDIGPWLSYPLEDSMQHDYGSDFFSELTGVNLNSLSSSHQTHTAQSQNFGVVPFEIKNTSASYSQMIRDSNFSTDTTTTTRPRSSSINQLECHNSNSSPRPRASDFSSGDVHQASYRCSKQTPEAAGKVLIPKMQKQDQVPITSTPLGLMNFSYFSRPAALVKANLQGISVAPSAGLSSIDRTGSKVKMSGFSSNPVESPLIDLTTSSRDVGGFQNPPVQIVSKVDIEPSTSNPAKELSSADQSGGISREDASRSTELTDKILRQTSSFAASTNAERPDTDKSVEPPVASSSMCSGNSAGGTSNDYKHSSKRKSREVDESEYQSEDAEEESAGARKQSNARGGSGAKRTRAAEVHNLSERRRRDRINEKMRALQELIPNCNKVDKASMLDEAIEYLKTLQLQVQIMSMGTGMYMPPMMLPTGMQRMPGQHMPHFPHMGVGMGMGMGFGMGMLDMGSGSSMMQVPPMHNMQFPCPPLLGHNNFPTMPGSNLQMFGHPGRGMPMPMPHLPYAPPSEGPYTKSVPVPDVPRTATPAEIPGPASKSSSKDTNLQVIQNANIESQQNPKSQGQEAGDGFKLSTLAQRSDQSPPVVATEKSTLPTGMGP